A window of the Sardina pilchardus chromosome 21, fSarPil1.1, whole genome shotgun sequence genome harbors these coding sequences:
- the mtnr1al gene encoding melatonin receptor type 1A-like, with product MVEGTDPPLRNTSSRDVGKGALHFPWVATTLASVLITTIVVDILGNLLVIISVFRNRKLRKAGNAFVVSLAIADLLVAVYPYPLVLTAIFHDGWIAGSIHCQISGFLMGLSVIGSIFNITGIAINRYCYICHSLKYDKLFSNKNTACYVVLVWALTTLAIVPNWFVESLQYDPRVYSCTFAQSVSSLYTVTVVVVHFILPIAIVTYCYLRIWILVIQVRRRVKPDSRPKIKPHDLRNFLTMFVVFVLFAVCWAPLNLIGLAVAIDPRLAQAIPEWLFTASYFMAYFNSCLNAVIYGVLNHNFRKEYKRIILAVFKFQC from the exons ATGGTAGAGGGAACCGACCCCCCTTTGAGGAATACTTCCTCCCGAGATGTGGGCAAAGGGGCGCTCCACTTCCCCTGGGTCGCCACCACGCTGGCCAGTGTGCTCATCACCACCATCGTTGTGGACATCCTTGGCAACCTGTTGGTCATCATCTCTGTGTTCAGAAACAGGAAACTCAGGAAAGCAG GAAATGCCTTTGTGGTGAGCCTGGCCATCGCGGACCTGCTGGTGGCCGTGTACCCCTACCCGCTGGTGCTGACGGCCATCTTCCACGACGGCTGGATCGCGGGCAGCATCCACTGCCAGATCAGCGGCTTCCTGATGGGCCTCAGCGTCATCGGCTCCATCTTCAACATCACGGGCATCGCCATCAACCGCTACTGCTACATCTGCCACAGCCTCAAGTACGACAAGCTCTTCTCCAACAAGAACACGGCGTGCTACGTGGTGCTGGTCTGGGCGCTGACCACGCTGGCCATCGTGCCCAACTGGTTCGTGGAGTCGCTGCAGTACGACCCGCGCGTCTACTCGTGCACGTTCGCCCAGTCGGTCAGCTCGCTCTACACCGtcacggtggtggtggtgcacttCATCCTGCCCATCGCCATCGTCACGTACTGCTACCTGCGCATCTGGATCCTGGTCATCCAGGTGCGGCGGCGGGTCAAGCCCGACAGCCGGCCCAAGATCAAGCCGCACGACCTGCGCAACTTCCTCACCATGTTCGTGGTGTTCGTGCTGTTCGCCGTCTGCTGGGCGCCGCTCAACCTCATCGGCCTGGCCGTAGCCATCGACCCGCGCCTGGCCCAGGCCATCCCCGAGTGGCTCTTCACGGCCAGCTACTTCATGGCGTACTTCAACAGCTGCTTGAACGCCGTCATCTACGGCGTGCTCAACCACAACTTCCGCAAGGAGTACAAAAGGATCATACTGGCCGTTTTCAAGTTCCAGTGTTGa